The nucleotide sequence GTGTGGGAAGGAGGAGCAAGAGGCATGCTGCAGCGTTTTAATAATTCCGGGCTGTCTTTTAATTTTTCATATGTCTCACAGAGAGCGTTTATCCAGCTCATCCAAATACCCCCCCGCGTTCAAATTCCTCTGCGCCTGAAAAGTTTTTTCCGGGTATAAATGGTTTGATTTTATATTTTTCAGTATCCATCACTATTGAACATTCTTCAGGACGTATAAACTCTATAATTCCGTTTTTCATTTGAGCATTCCAAAGCCGGGTCTGCATTTTTTCAAGCCCGGATTCATCGGGATAAGTGATACCATGAACCATTATGCCAAATGACATGCTTTCATTATCATAATAACCGTTTCCTTCCCCAAATGTGCAGGGTTCGACATATCCCTGACATTCCCTGGCGCCTAGAAAAATATCGCGTCTTCCGCCCCGGTCCAGCATACGTTTGGTGATGAAAAAGTGTTTATTCTCATCTCTGTCAGCCGACAGCTCTTCTCGCTGCATGTTCCATTCAAAATGGGCTTCTACCTGGTACTCGGCGTCTATTAAATATGTATATATTGACAGGTCATTAGAATTGTTTTGATATTTTGGAACGCGTATGCCTCTTGATTCGGTGCGTATGGGATTGATTATTCTCACCCTATCTATGTACCATATAAACGTCGGCTTCCAGTATATACTTTCACATATGCCTTTTAAGGCCTGATATGTGGGAACTGAATAGTTGAACTTTTCGCCCCCCGCTTTGGTTATAGGGTCGCTGAACAGTGCGGTGCGTCCGGTAAGGCGAAAGCTTATTTTGTTTTCTTTGTTCAAAAAAATCACCTCTTTAATATTTTAAAATTCTAAATCCGGATTCATGTATACTCCGTAATTTTCATCATAAAACCTTCTGTTGAGCACAAATGTTCCTGTGTCTTCTATAATAAATATTCCTCCGCTGTCTTTCAGCTGCCGTATTTCATTTTCATACAGCGATACGCTGTACGCATAACTCTTTCGGAGCAATTTGGTCTTTTGGCTGATTTCTGAGCGTCCGTTTAAGTTGTTAATTATTTCAGCTCCGTCTTCATATGGAACAAGCACAGAATATGTTTCGCTGCCGATAACTGAAAAATTATCCCCGGCTGCCGCAAAGGCTTGTTTTAAAAAAGGCAGAGGTCTTGCAGTGTGAGATTCGATTGAAAATTCGTTTTTCGAAAGCAGACAAACAAGTGAATCTTCTTTAGGCAGTTTTACCACATAGTCAAACTCGCTTAAATTGCTTGTTGGGACTTTTAGATATTCGTTGTAATACGCTTCTATTGCTTCACGTGAGAGCAAATCAATATTTTTTCTGCGGGACATCACGGCTTCAGTGCATTCTTTTGCTTTTGCTATCTCAGGGAGACTTGAGAGATTTTCACCCTCGGCCCGTATAAGATATACTTCACGCAGTCCGTTGAACTCTCCTTCTCTGTTGCACCGTCCTGCCGTCTGAATCAAACTGTCAATACCGGCTAAAGCTCTTACAGCGCACGAAAATGATAAATCAACGCCGGCCTCTATCAGCTGGGTGCTTATTACCACAAGTTTTTCAGCTGAATCAATATTGGCCTTATTATTCAGCTTTTGCGTCCGTTCTTTAATTTCTTTGATTAGTTTATCTCTATGTGCACGGCAGAGTTTGGTGGTTAGCAAAATTTTCCGGCAGTCAGAATTTATGGAATCATATACGGCGCGGGCGGTCTTGGTAGTGTTAAACACCAGCAGGACAGACGGGTTTCTTATTAAACGTTCGTTGACGAACTCTGCTATTTTTTCATAGTTCATACTTTTATCGCTTAGATTTATAGCTTTAACCCTTTTGAGAGCTCCGTCAGTTTCTGAACTGTAAGGAACAATA is from Monoglobus pectinilyticus and encodes:
- the cas5c gene encoding type I-C CRISPR-associated protein Cas5c, coding for MNKENKISFRLTGRTALFSDPITKAGGEKFNYSVPTYQALKGICESIYWKPTFIWYIDRVRIINPIRTESRGIRVPKYQNNSNDLSIYTYLIDAEYQVEAHFEWNMQREELSADRDENKHFFITKRMLDRGGRRDIFLGARECQGYVEPCTFGEGNGYYDNESMSFGIMVHGITYPDESGLEKMQTRLWNAQMKNGIIEFIRPEECSIVMDTEKYKIKPFIPGKNFSGAEEFERGGVFG